A genomic stretch from Shewanella woodyi ATCC 51908 includes:
- a CDS encoding sigma-70 family RNA polymerase sigma factor: MFNFSRNKKPTTTVNSDMVSKQRRYDSLVRALHADIFRYGYWLCGDKHVAEDITQETFLRAWRSLESLKDDKAAKAWLITILRRENARRFERKQFNYSDVEQETIEDHISSSNEDQAEQHLIRRQIAKLELEYREPLLLQVIGGFSGEEIAGILELNRNTVMTRLFRARNQLKDVLEQPQVRGQSNG, from the coding sequence ATGTTTAATTTCTCGCGAAATAAAAAACCGACTACCACGGTCAATTCAGACATGGTAAGCAAACAAAGACGATACGATAGCCTTGTCAGGGCACTCCATGCAGATATTTTCCGATATGGCTATTGGCTATGCGGTGATAAACATGTAGCGGAGGATATCACTCAAGAAACGTTTTTACGGGCGTGGCGTTCACTCGAGTCTTTAAAAGATGATAAAGCCGCTAAAGCATGGCTTATCACTATCCTTAGACGTGAGAATGCTAGGCGTTTTGAACGTAAGCAGTTTAACTACTCTGATGTTGAGCAGGAGACCATTGAAGATCATATCTCCTCAAGCAATGAAGATCAGGCCGAACAACACCTTATTCGACGACAGATAGCTAAACTAGAGCTTGAATATCGCGAACCGCTACTTCTCCAAGTTATTGGTGGATTCAGCGGAGAAGAGATAGCTGGCATTTTAGAGCTGAACCGTAATACGGTAATGACAAGATTATTTAGAGCACGTAACCAATTGAAAGACGTATTAGAACAACCCCAAGTGCGAGGGCAATCCAATGGATGA
- a CDS encoding VWA domain-containing protein has translation MLHFLRPEWFLALLPLLIILILIWKAERVNSTWSRYISPHLANFLVSKSQQVKRSNLSYLAASWFIAVLALSGPAISKQSLPVFEAAQGRVILMDMSLSMYATDQAPNRLTQAKFKATDLIEALTEGETGLIAYAGDAFTISPLTRDRATLLNLLPTLSPQIMPVRGSNLPAALEQGKSLLVQGGHIQGDIILLADGVSPSQMNAAKKVLKGTQYRLSILVFGSEQGSPIRLPDGQLLRDNSNQVVVVKTDYSLLNELVQNADGVLVPFRSDGADLEQLTQWLNTSSDDTKATDLNGEAWQDAGPYIALLLLLPVLLSFRHGLIASLLVMTIYQPSPVMASTWDDLWKTKNQQGMQAYQAEDYGNASTTFTDPQWQASAHYKAGKYDEALSLFEQDSSASGLYNQGNSLMQKGEFEQAAQRYSKALELDPKLEGANENLELAKKLEQEKRESPEKSDNSDNGDNGDKSEQGEEGDQQDKQSDQSDSEQGKDQEQKQQGQNGEQDNQEQQGDQQQNSEQSDSQHNEQQSSKDNDAQMQADPNEQQQTADDNDKNQQAQSNDEKAAAKDEESKEEQTAQAQAMQQEQNEQQGEQQQTQAAQAVTGPEELPPEMERAMRALVDDPQVLLRNKMQLEYQKRRMQGLASKEQEQW, from the coding sequence ATGTTGCACTTCTTACGTCCAGAGTGGTTTTTAGCTCTGCTCCCTTTGCTTATAATTCTGATATTAATCTGGAAAGCTGAGCGAGTAAACTCCACTTGGAGCCGCTATATCTCTCCTCATTTAGCTAACTTTTTAGTCTCAAAAAGTCAGCAAGTTAAACGCAGCAACCTTAGCTATTTAGCAGCGTCTTGGTTTATCGCCGTACTTGCCCTTTCAGGGCCCGCCATCTCAAAACAGTCACTGCCAGTATTTGAAGCCGCACAGGGACGAGTGATTCTGATGGATATGTCCCTCTCTATGTACGCTACCGATCAGGCCCCCAACAGACTGACACAAGCCAAGTTTAAAGCCACCGATCTGATTGAAGCATTAACTGAGGGGGAAACTGGACTTATCGCCTATGCTGGCGATGCGTTTACCATTAGCCCGCTTACACGGGATCGAGCAACACTGCTGAATCTACTGCCAACACTCTCACCACAAATAATGCCTGTTAGAGGCTCTAACCTGCCTGCTGCACTTGAGCAAGGAAAAAGTTTACTGGTGCAAGGTGGACATATTCAAGGCGACATTATTTTGCTCGCAGATGGTGTCAGCCCAAGTCAGATGAATGCAGCTAAAAAAGTATTAAAGGGAACTCAATACCGCCTTTCAATCTTAGTATTTGGCAGTGAACAAGGCTCACCAATTCGTCTTCCTGACGGTCAGTTGCTACGTGATAATAGCAACCAAGTGGTTGTTGTCAAAACCGATTACTCGTTGCTCAATGAATTAGTTCAAAACGCCGATGGTGTACTTGTCCCCTTTCGCAGCGATGGCGCAGATCTTGAGCAGTTAACTCAGTGGCTAAACACCAGCAGTGATGACACTAAAGCCACCGATCTTAATGGCGAAGCTTGGCAAGATGCTGGCCCCTATATCGCACTATTATTGCTACTGCCGGTTCTACTTAGCTTCAGACATGGATTAATTGCATCACTACTTGTAATGACCATCTACCAGCCCTCCCCCGTCATGGCTTCGACTTGGGATGACCTATGGAAGACTAAAAACCAACAGGGGATGCAAGCCTATCAAGCTGAAGATTACGGCAATGCATCGACGACTTTTACCGATCCTCAATGGCAAGCCAGTGCACACTATAAAGCAGGTAAATATGATGAAGCGCTGAGCTTGTTTGAACAAGATAGCAGTGCATCAGGGCTCTATAACCAAGGCAATAGCTTAATGCAGAAAGGTGAATTTGAGCAGGCGGCGCAGCGTTACAGCAAAGCACTGGAACTCGACCCCAAGCTTGAAGGGGCTAATGAGAACCTTGAACTTGCCAAAAAATTAGAGCAAGAAAAACGAGAAAGCCCTGAAAAATCTGATAATAGTGATAATGGTGATAATGGTGACAAATCAGAGCAAGGTGAGGAAGGCGATCAACAAGATAAGCAATCCGATCAGAGTGACTCAGAACAAGGTAAAGATCAGGAGCAAAAGCAACAAGGTCAAAACGGTGAGCAGGACAATCAAGAGCAGCAAGGCGATCAACAACAAAACTCAGAGCAGTCTGACTCACAGCACAATGAGCAGCAATCATCGAAAGATAATGATGCACAGATGCAAGCCGACCCTAACGAGCAGCAGCAAACCGCTGATGACAATGATAAAAATCAACAAGCTCAAAGCAATGATGAGAAAGCTGCAGCTAAAGATGAGGAGAGTAAAGAGGAGCAAACGGCTCAAGCTCAAGCAATGCAGCAGGAACAAAATGAGCAACAAGGTGAACAACAACAAACCCAAGCGGCACAAGCGGTAACAGGCCCTGAAGAACTACCACCAGAGATGGAGCGCGCAATGCGCGCCTTAGTCGATGATCCTCAAGTTTTACTCAGAAACAAGATGCAACTTGAATATCAAAAGCGTCGTATGCAAGGCCTAGCATCTAAGGAGCAGGAACAGTGGTAA
- the putP gene encoding sodium/proline symporter PutP, producing MSIELPVLITFIGYLSLMMGIGLWAYKATDSVDDYILGGRGMGPAVTALSVGASDMSGWLLLGLPGAVYLGGLGEAWIGIGLVFGAWLNWLFVAKRLRIYTEFTDNALTLPDFFEKRFEDNKGLLKLVSAITILIFFTFYASSGMVGGAILFEKVFGLDYTLALIIGSTIIVAYTFVGGFFAVSWTDFFQGCLMLVALLIVPVAIFSQPETQNGLDSLDPSMLALFHENTTFIGLISLLAWGLGYFGQPHILSRFMAINSPDDIKVSRRIAMSWMLVALIGALATGIAGSLYFASEPLANPETVFIHLAHAAFNPWIGGLLIAAILSAIMSTIDSQLLVCSSVITEDFYKKWLRPEASSKELMLVGRIGVLVIAVIAGIVALNPESSVLGLVSYAWAGFGAAFGPVVLLALFWKDYSRNGAIATILVGAITVVIWKQLSGGIFDLYEILPGFIFATLIGVIVSRFSAPSDATKEQFRVFTSKL from the coding sequence ATGAGCATTGAATTACCAGTCTTAATTACTTTTATCGGCTACCTCTCCTTAATGATGGGAATAGGACTTTGGGCCTACAAAGCCACTGATTCAGTTGACGACTATATTTTGGGCGGCAGGGGAATGGGTCCAGCAGTCACGGCTTTAAGTGTTGGTGCATCCGACATGTCAGGTTGGTTATTACTCGGTCTACCAGGGGCTGTTTACCTTGGTGGTTTAGGAGAAGCGTGGATCGGTATAGGCTTGGTCTTTGGGGCTTGGTTAAACTGGCTATTTGTTGCTAAACGCCTGCGTATCTATACGGAATTTACCGATAATGCACTTACCCTCCCCGACTTCTTTGAAAAACGTTTTGAAGACAACAAAGGTTTACTTAAGCTTGTTTCAGCCATCACCATTTTAATATTTTTCACCTTCTATGCCTCATCGGGCATGGTAGGCGGTGCCATACTGTTTGAAAAAGTGTTCGGCTTAGATTACACCTTAGCCCTCATCATAGGCTCAACGATTATTGTTGCGTATACCTTTGTTGGTGGCTTCTTTGCCGTAAGCTGGACAGACTTTTTTCAGGGCTGTTTAATGTTAGTCGCGCTGCTTATCGTTCCAGTCGCTATCTTTTCTCAACCTGAAACACAAAACGGACTGGACTCTTTAGATCCTTCCATGTTGGCACTGTTTCATGAAAACACCACCTTTATCGGGCTTATCTCTTTATTGGCATGGGGACTGGGCTACTTTGGTCAGCCTCACATTCTTTCACGTTTTATGGCTATCAATAGCCCTGACGATATTAAAGTATCTCGTCGTATTGCTATGAGCTGGATGTTAGTTGCTCTGATTGGGGCACTGGCCACCGGTATTGCGGGTAGTTTGTACTTTGCTAGCGAACCGCTAGCAAATCCTGAGACTGTCTTCATCCACTTAGCCCATGCAGCATTCAACCCTTGGATTGGCGGCCTGTTAATTGCGGCAATACTCTCTGCGATTATGAGTACGATTGACTCCCAACTTTTGGTTTGCTCAAGTGTTATCACCGAAGATTTCTATAAAAAATGGCTACGTCCAGAAGCAAGCAGCAAAGAGCTGATGCTAGTGGGTCGTATTGGTGTCCTTGTCATTGCGGTTATTGCAGGCATCGTAGCTCTAAACCCAGAGAGCAGTGTACTTGGATTGGTCAGCTACGCTTGGGCTGGTTTCGGAGCAGCATTTGGTCCAGTTGTACTGCTAGCACTGTTTTGGAAGGATTATAGCCGTAACGGTGCTATTGCAACTATCTTAGTTGGAGCGATCACCGTTGTTATTTGGAAGCAGCTATCTGGCGGAATTTTTGATCTCTATGAGATACTGCCAGGCTTTATATTTGCCACGCTTATCGGTGTGATTGTGAGCCGATTCTCAGCGCCTTCTGATGCAACAAAAGAACAATTTAGAGTATTTACTTCAAAACTTTAA
- a CDS encoding DUF3379 domain-containing protein, whose product MDELKFRRQAYGDPNNQDPDFLAEMHSSVEKEAFVNDLKMMDSKIERALDIDVPDDLAAKLLLNQQLHQHQQQRKRSGFTLALVASVAFIAGITFTLLRMSPVDLGQHALAHVYHETKALQADDNVQFSDVNFQLASLGTFGDSKFTQQPGKVYYSTFCDFQGVQSLHLVMQGEHSKVTLFIVPLENRMVLEEAFADNKYKGNGFVTDNAYMLLVGETSEDVNFVKKEVEQTFI is encoded by the coding sequence ATGGATGAGCTAAAATTTAGACGACAAGCCTATGGAGATCCGAACAATCAAGATCCCGACTTTTTAGCAGAGATGCACAGCTCTGTAGAGAAGGAAGCTTTTGTTAATGATCTAAAAATGATGGACAGTAAAATAGAGCGAGCGTTAGACATTGATGTCCCTGACGATCTTGCTGCAAAACTGCTACTCAACCAACAGCTTCATCAGCATCAACAACAGCGAAAGCGTTCAGGTTTCACCTTAGCCTTAGTCGCTTCGGTAGCCTTTATTGCTGGGATCACTTTTACCCTATTGAGAATGTCGCCAGTCGATCTCGGTCAACATGCACTTGCCCATGTTTATCATGAGACGAAGGCACTTCAAGCAGACGACAATGTCCAGTTTTCCGATGTTAACTTCCAACTCGCTTCATTAGGAACCTTCGGAGATTCAAAATTTACACAGCAACCCGGAAAAGTCTATTACAGCACCTTCTGCGATTTTCAGGGTGTGCAAAGCCTGCATCTCGTCATGCAGGGAGAGCACAGTAAAGTCACGCTGTTTATTGTTCCCCTTGAGAATCGTATGGTACTTGAGGAAGCTTTTGCCGATAACAAATACAAAGGTAATGGGTTCGTAACCGATAATGCTTATATGCTACTCGTCGGCGAAACCAGCGAAGATGTGAACTTTGTCAAAAAAGAGGTTGAACAGACCTTTATCTAA
- a CDS encoding DUF4381 domain-containing protein — protein MQAAATNPALQALKDIHTPAVVESWPIAPGYWLILLVSVSTLLFTVIWLKRRIQRSAAKRAALMELERLDIHNTNICVEINTLIKRAALSYLPREDVAGLEGQAWYAWINSQVKQPLLELEKLLDRRYQREPLTPDEAQRLKQITASWLKEALPLTQQKSAQSPLSHKQEQELKC, from the coding sequence ATGCAAGCAGCCGCTACTAACCCCGCTCTTCAGGCTTTGAAAGATATTCACACTCCCGCAGTGGTGGAGAGTTGGCCCATTGCACCGGGCTATTGGCTTATTCTATTAGTATCTGTCAGCACACTTCTTTTTACTGTTATCTGGCTCAAACGCAGAATTCAGCGCTCAGCGGCAAAACGTGCTGCGCTTATGGAGCTCGAGAGACTCGATATTCACAACACAAATATCTGCGTAGAGATCAACACTCTCATTAAACGTGCAGCTCTTAGTTACTTGCCAAGAGAAGATGTTGCAGGCTTAGAGGGCCAAGCTTGGTACGCTTGGATAAATAGTCAGGTAAAGCAGCCGCTCCTAGAGCTTGAAAAACTGCTCGATAGGCGTTATCAAAGAGAGCCATTAACACCCGATGAGGCTCAAAGATTAAAACAGATAACGGCAAGCTGGCTGAAAGAGGCACTCCCTCTTACACAGCAAAAGAGTGCTCAATCACCACTTTCACACAAGCAGGAGCAAGAACTGAAATGCTAA
- a CDS encoding BatD family protein yields the protein MLIRQLFLLALIMLTASFPSYALTSIEASVDRNPAVEGQYLVLTVEADDDVSTSKLDTSSLLKDFIVGRTSVSRNTQIINFDASKKTTWQILIAPLHSGNVQIPAMTIDGISSAPITLTVVTPDSQPEQMETLFIRTSISVDEAYVGQMITYKVKLYLAVDLQRGILSAPSLDGAQLKQLGEDIDKTEILNGKRYRVIERTYSIIADQPGELTIDGTSFSGDVLVQSSRRGGMFAFNESKPMQARAAKSVIQINPIPTEYHGEWLVSDLVVINEDWPSEDKEYEVGSPITRTINLLASNTDETSLPELNIQVPAELKTYPEKAQRKAFLREQQIVSQLTQTLAIVPTKAGTFTLPEIRVPWWNPHTRRQEVASLPARTINVIDNQSVESELPTLNLEASPSSTTSGIWPWLTLLFACLWLVTLVLWRKSAAKVSAATLSTPHSTSTKVDKVSGAEFQKLEAACREKDTGKVLSALQFFCSKTYGKTMTLNEIAGLSTPLNQVISELQVSAFSRTTSELDYDLVLSAVKSMPTAKAEHNLSPLAKLNPS from the coding sequence GTGCTAATACGACAACTTTTTCTTTTAGCTCTTATCATGCTAACAGCTTCATTTCCGAGCTATGCCCTTACAAGCATTGAAGCGAGTGTCGACAGAAATCCTGCGGTCGAAGGCCAATATTTGGTGCTCACCGTTGAAGCTGACGATGATGTTAGTACCTCAAAGCTAGACACCTCTTCGCTGCTTAAAGACTTTATTGTCGGTCGAACTAGTGTCAGCCGTAATACTCAGATCATTAACTTCGATGCGAGTAAAAAAACCACTTGGCAGATATTGATAGCACCACTTCACTCTGGCAATGTTCAGATCCCTGCGATGACAATAGATGGGATCAGCTCTGCGCCGATAACACTTACGGTTGTCACACCTGACAGCCAGCCAGAGCAGATGGAAACCCTGTTTATTCGAACCAGTATATCGGTGGATGAAGCCTATGTGGGCCAGATGATCACCTACAAGGTTAAACTCTACCTAGCGGTCGACCTACAACGGGGTATCCTTAGCGCCCCAAGCTTAGATGGGGCACAACTCAAACAACTTGGCGAAGATATTGATAAAACAGAGATCCTTAATGGTAAGCGATATCGAGTCATTGAGCGCACCTACAGCATTATCGCCGATCAACCCGGTGAGCTGACCATTGACGGAACCAGCTTCTCTGGTGATGTATTGGTACAATCTTCAAGACGTGGCGGCATGTTTGCCTTCAATGAAAGCAAGCCTATGCAAGCCAGAGCTGCAAAATCTGTCATACAGATCAATCCTATTCCCACTGAATATCACGGCGAGTGGTTAGTATCAGATCTTGTTGTTATCAATGAAGATTGGCCTAGCGAAGATAAAGAGTATGAAGTTGGCAGTCCCATCACTCGCACCATCAATTTATTAGCCTCCAACACAGATGAAACCAGCCTACCCGAACTCAATATTCAGGTTCCAGCAGAGCTGAAAACTTATCCAGAGAAAGCACAGCGAAAAGCGTTTCTTCGAGAGCAGCAGATCGTTTCACAATTAACTCAGACCTTAGCAATAGTCCCGACTAAAGCTGGTACATTCACCTTACCAGAGATCCGTGTTCCTTGGTGGAATCCTCACACAAGGCGCCAAGAAGTCGCCAGTCTCCCAGCTCGAACGATTAACGTGATCGACAATCAAAGTGTTGAAAGTGAGCTCCCCACTCTGAACTTAGAGGCTAGCCCATCGTCAACTACAAGCGGAATTTGGCCATGGCTAACCCTACTCTTTGCCTGTTTGTGGCTAGTCACACTCGTACTCTGGCGTAAAAGCGCAGCTAAAGTAAGTGCTGCTACACTCTCTACTCCTCATTCAACATCAACTAAAGTAGATAAAGTGAGTGGTGCTGAGTTTCAAAAACTAGAAGCTGCATGTCGTGAAAAAGATACAGGGAAAGTACTTTCAGCTCTGCAGTTTTTTTGTAGTAAAACCTATGGTAAAACAATGACATTAAATGAGATCGCAGGTTTATCAACACCTCTTAATCAGGTTATTAGTGAGCTGCAAGTCAGTGCATTTAGCCGAACCACAAGCGAGTTGGATTATGATCTTGTGTTATCAGCAGTAAAATCGATGCCAACAGCCAAAGCAGAACATAACCTCAGCCCACTGGCAAAACTCAACCCCAGCTAA
- a CDS encoding vWA domain-containing protein: protein MLTLAWAWLLLLLPLPLIFRKKQQDVEISGHLHLPGIAQDGKQEMEQSPSSRKTYWVIWILLVIAVARPLWMGDPIELPSKGRDLMVAVDLSGSMQIEDMVLDGKAVNRFIMVQSVVSDFIERRKGDKLGLILFADHAYLQAPLTQDRRSVAQFLKEAQIGLVGKQTAIGEAIALSVKRFDLVDESNRILVLLTDGSNNSGSISPEQAADIAAKRGIKIYSIGVGADVMERRTLFGKERVNPSMDLDEEQLTSLAQTTGGRYFRARNAQELEQIYQEIDKLEPISRDQVSYRPQSELFYLPLAAALIVSILIALAQLPLMRRLNIRWGEK, encoded by the coding sequence ATGCTAACACTTGCATGGGCTTGGTTACTCCTGTTGTTGCCCTTACCGCTTATCTTCAGAAAGAAACAACAAGATGTTGAGATAAGTGGCCACTTACACCTGCCTGGTATTGCTCAAGATGGCAAACAAGAGATGGAACAAAGCCCCTCATCTCGTAAAACCTACTGGGTGATCTGGATATTATTGGTTATCGCCGTTGCCAGACCTCTGTGGATGGGCGATCCCATTGAGTTACCCAGTAAAGGTCGCGATCTGATGGTCGCGGTGGATCTCTCTGGCAGTATGCAGATTGAAGATATGGTACTTGACGGTAAAGCCGTCAACCGATTCATTATGGTTCAAAGTGTTGTCAGTGACTTTATTGAGCGCCGAAAAGGCGACAAACTGGGATTAATTCTGTTTGCCGACCATGCCTATCTACAAGCACCATTAACCCAAGATAGACGTTCAGTTGCTCAATTTCTTAAAGAGGCACAGATAGGCTTAGTCGGCAAACAAACCGCCATCGGTGAGGCCATTGCCCTGAGTGTTAAACGTTTCGATCTTGTTGACGAAAGTAACCGTATATTGGTGCTGTTAACCGATGGTTCCAATAACTCAGGTTCAATCTCTCCCGAGCAAGCTGCTGATATTGCGGCTAAACGAGGTATAAAAATATACTCAATAGGCGTTGGTGCAGATGTGATGGAGCGTCGAACGCTATTTGGTAAAGAGCGCGTAAACCCCTCTATGGATCTCGATGAGGAGCAGCTTACCTCTTTGGCCCAAACCACTGGAGGACGGTACTTTCGTGCCAGAAATGCACAGGAGCTAGAGCAGATCTATCAAGAGATAGATAAATTGGAACCGATAAGCCGAGATCAAGTCAGCTACCGTCCTCAATCGGAACTCTTTTACCTGCCATTAGCCGCAGCTCTCATTGTCTCAATCTTAATAGCTTTGGCTCAACTGCCGCTTATGAGACGATTAAATATTCGCTGGGGAGAGAAATAA
- a CDS encoding AAA family ATPase, whose product MPLSRFHALREYLNKVILGQPVLTENLLIALIADGHLLVEGPPGLAKTRAVKALCDGVEGDFHRVQFTPDLLPADLTGTDIYRAQTSSFEFEAGPIFHNLILADEINRAPAKVQSALLEAMAEGQVTVGKNSYKLPELFLVMATQNPLENEGTYPLPEAQLDRFLMHLNLDYPSAETEFEIMRMSRKEALKQDAPTVEPIIQKDIFEARDESLELYLAEPLEHYIVDIIMATRQPQKFGDELASWLEYGVSPRATLALERCARARAWLYERDFVSPEDIQAVAPNVLRHRLLLSYQAQAEGISSDHVINHILSQVAVP is encoded by the coding sequence ATGCCTTTGAGTCGATTTCACGCATTACGCGAATACCTGAACAAGGTCATTTTAGGACAACCCGTCCTGACCGAAAACCTGTTAATAGCACTAATTGCCGATGGACATTTACTCGTAGAGGGACCTCCAGGTCTGGCAAAAACCCGCGCAGTTAAAGCCCTGTGTGATGGCGTAGAGGGAGACTTCCATCGTGTGCAGTTCACCCCAGATCTACTGCCTGCCGATCTAACCGGCACCGATATCTACCGTGCACAAACTTCAAGTTTTGAGTTTGAAGCAGGCCCTATCTTCCATAACCTGATTTTGGCTGATGAGATAAACCGAGCACCAGCAAAAGTACAATCGGCGCTACTAGAAGCGATGGCTGAAGGTCAGGTCACAGTTGGAAAGAACAGCTACAAACTGCCAGAGCTATTTTTAGTGATGGCAACGCAAAACCCATTAGAGAATGAGGGAACCTATCCGCTCCCTGAAGCTCAACTCGATCGATTTCTCATGCACCTTAATCTGGATTACCCCAGCGCCGAGACTGAATTTGAGATCATGCGTATGTCGCGCAAAGAGGCATTGAAACAAGACGCCCCTACGGTTGAACCTATCATTCAAAAAGATATCTTTGAAGCAAGAGATGAATCTCTAGAGCTCTACCTTGCAGAGCCTCTGGAGCACTATATTGTCGATATCATCATGGCCACCCGTCAGCCACAGAAGTTCGGCGATGAGTTAGCTTCTTGGCTCGAGTATGGTGTCAGCCCACGTGCTACTTTAGCGCTAGAGCGTTGTGCCCGTGCCCGTGCTTGGCTATATGAGCGTGATTTTGTTTCACCTGAAGATATTCAAGCTGTTGCACCCAATGTACTAAGACATAGGTTGCTGTTGAGCTATCAAGCACAAGCGGAAGGGATCAGCAGTGATCATGTGATAAACCATATTCTTTCTCAAGTTGCGGTACCTTAA
- a CDS encoding DUF58 domain-containing protein, whose translation MADTRLPLFSDGVNLTQKELLACQTIARALPEKRSKARANLAGHRASLIKGRGMEFAEVRHYQPGDDVRTIDWRVTARTGKVHTKLFVEERERPVLILLDLSHSLYFGSSLLLQSVQAAHLATTLGWSAIQHGDRLGALIATEAEHLELKPRSRQQGILQLISAIQSLHERQLNQLSEYQSEPEHLFRACQRLRRIAKPGSLIWIISDGANLTENCLAPLSDLKRHCDMGAFLITDPLRQGTLALPKQFQLPVKEGNREMVLNRAGYDAWLQKQLSSQAHFTQMMQKLNVRTRFIDAGMSLNDQIGSLR comes from the coding sequence ATGGCCGATACTAGACTACCGCTTTTTTCTGACGGGGTTAACCTGACACAAAAAGAACTGTTGGCCTGTCAAACTATCGCCAGAGCTCTACCGGAAAAGCGCTCAAAGGCTCGGGCAAATTTAGCTGGTCATCGTGCAAGCTTGATTAAGGGTCGGGGAATGGAGTTTGCCGAAGTGCGCCATTACCAGCCCGGTGACGATGTTCGCACCATAGACTGGCGCGTCACGGCGCGAACAGGCAAGGTACACACTAAGCTTTTTGTTGAGGAGCGTGAACGCCCGGTCCTGATCTTACTCGATCTTAGTCATAGCCTCTATTTTGGCTCGAGCTTGCTGCTTCAATCGGTACAAGCGGCACACTTGGCGACCACATTAGGCTGGAGTGCGATTCAGCACGGGGATCGTCTTGGGGCCTTGATCGCCACAGAGGCGGAGCATCTGGAGCTTAAACCTCGAAGCCGTCAACAAGGTATACTGCAACTTATCTCTGCAATACAATCATTACATGAAAGGCAGCTTAATCAGCTTTCAGAGTATCAATCTGAGCCTGAGCATCTGTTTAGGGCTTGCCAACGACTCAGACGAATTGCGAAACCTGGCTCATTGATCTGGATAATCAGTGATGGGGCTAACCTCACTGAAAACTGCCTTGCTCCCCTGTCAGATCTTAAGCGTCATTGTGATATGGGGGCTTTTCTCATTACCGACCCTCTGCGGCAAGGTACACTGGCTTTGCCTAAACAGTTTCAACTGCCAGTCAAAGAGGGAAATAGAGAGATGGTGCTTAATAGAGCCGGTTATGATGCCTGGCTACAAAAGCAACTCAGCTCACAAGCCCACTTTACGCAGATGATGCAAAAGTTGAATGTGAGAACACGTTTTATCGATGCCGGTATGAGTTTAAACGATCAAATAGGGAGCTTGAGATAA